Proteins found in one Coleofasciculaceae cyanobacterium genomic segment:
- a CDS encoding FAD-dependent oxidoreductase, with translation MAKPTILTIDDDLEVLQAIARDLRKEYGDRFRIVRANSGASAIETLEQLKLRNETVALFLTDQRMPEMNGVEFIEQAAPMFPKAKRVLLTAYADTNAAIQAINSARLDYYLLKPWDPPEEKLYPVLDDLLEDWLAVYRPAFEGIRVIGDRWSPCSHNVKDFLARNQIPYQWLDVETEPEATKLLDYVSNGSQPKLPLVLFANGDRLEQPSNLEVAEKIGLQTQAEKPFYDLVIVGGGPAGLAAAVYGASEGLSTVMIERSAPGGQAGSSSRIENYLGFPVGLSGDDLARRGVTQARRFGVEILTPQEVVEVRLEDPYRIVKLADGSEINCHALLLATGVYWRKLNLPGCDRLTGRGVYYGAAKTEALSCQDEHIYLVGGANSAGQAAMYFSQYASKVTMLVRGDSLTKSMSQYLIDQIGATENIEVLPHTEIAAVHGENSLTGLTLLYNQTGETEKVETNSLFIFIGAKPETEWLDGVIARDERGFIYAGADLKKNEHFRGWNRDRDPFLLETSVPGIFVAGDVRHNSVKRVASGVGEGSISIMFVHRYLAEVGA, from the coding sequence ATGGCTAAACCAACAATTCTTACCATAGATGACGATTTAGAAGTCTTACAGGCGATCGCCCGCGATCTCAGAAAAGAATATGGCGATCGCTTTCGCATTGTCCGCGCCAACTCTGGGGCATCGGCAATTGAAACCCTAGAACAACTTAAGTTGCGTAACGAGACGGTAGCTTTATTCCTCACAGATCAAAGAATGCCCGAAATGAACGGGGTAGAGTTTATCGAACAAGCTGCACCGATGTTCCCCAAAGCTAAACGGGTATTGCTTACGGCTTATGCGGATACGAATGCAGCAATTCAGGCAATCAATAGCGCCCGACTCGATTATTATCTCCTCAAGCCTTGGGATCCTCCTGAAGAAAAACTATATCCTGTCTTAGACGATCTGTTAGAAGATTGGTTAGCCGTATATCGTCCTGCATTTGAAGGCATTAGAGTGATTGGCGATCGCTGGTCACCCTGTTCTCATAACGTAAAAGATTTTTTAGCCCGTAATCAGATTCCCTATCAGTGGCTGGATGTAGAAACTGAACCAGAAGCTACTAAACTGCTTGATTATGTATCAAATGGCAGTCAGCCTAAACTCCCTTTAGTCTTATTTGCCAACGGAGATAGATTAGAACAGCCCAGTAACCTGGAAGTTGCCGAAAAAATCGGGCTACAAACCCAAGCCGAAAAGCCTTTTTACGATCTGGTAATCGTTGGAGGAGGCCCAGCAGGCTTAGCAGCAGCGGTATATGGCGCATCGGAAGGCTTAAGTACGGTAATGATCGAACGTTCTGCCCCTGGTGGACAGGCAGGTTCTAGTTCTCGCATTGAAAACTATCTCGGTTTCCCTGTTGGTTTAAGCGGTGACGACCTAGCTAGGCGTGGTGTAACTCAGGCAAGACGCTTTGGCGTAGAAATTTTAACTCCCCAAGAAGTTGTAGAAGTAAGGCTAGAAGATCCCTATCGCATTGTCAAGTTAGCCGATGGTAGCGAAATCAACTGTCATGCGTTATTACTAGCAACGGGAGTATATTGGCGCAAATTAAATTTGCCTGGGTGCGATCGCCTGACGGGTAGAGGTGTCTATTATGGCGCAGCAAAAACCGAAGCTTTATCTTGCCAAGATGAACATATTTATTTAGTTGGGGGGGCAAATTCGGCCGGACAAGCAGCGATGTATTTTTCGCAATATGCTTCTAAGGTAACTATGTTAGTGCGAGGAGACTCTCTGACTAAAAGTATGTCTCAGTATCTGATCGATCAGATTGGTGCTACAGAAAACATCGAAGTGCTTCCCCATACCGAAATTGCGGCAGTACACGGCGAAAATAGTCTTACAGGACTGACTTTACTCTATAACCAGACAGGAGAAACTGAAAAAGTAGAAACTAATTCTCTGTTTATCTTTATTGGCGCAAAACCTGAAACCGAATGGCTAGATGGCGTAATAGCCAGAGATGAGCGAGGCTTTATCTATGCGGGGGCAGATTTGAAGAAAAACGAGCATTTTCGGGGCTGGAATCGCGATCGCGATCCGTTCTTATTAGAAACTAGCGTCCCTGGGATCTTTGTCGCAGGAGATGTGCGACATAACTCAGTTAAGCGGGTAGCTTCTGGTGTGGGAGAAGGTTCGATCTCCATTATGTTCGTGCATCGTTATTTAGCTGAAGTAGGTGCGTAG